The following proteins come from a genomic window of Panulirus ornatus isolate Po-2019 chromosome 21, ASM3632096v1, whole genome shotgun sequence:
- the LOC139756255 gene encoding general transcription factor 3C polypeptide 6, translated as MVESDSEYEEEETLVMVELHGVIDSEIFAQDSFEKFKILAIDSERPILQVENFVFSGEYEHTMGTAVFFEEEDKRVKKCDPVFCKKPSRMLKYVCKTNKKLTMKRVFISEKQAESNTNLKVEHSEDGDSFATGCSITLSDSSLADTTDSSHLNEETSMSDPLSLDDSGGGVVNEGSPLHDPSPGGDLESSEMA; from the coding sequence ATGGTGGAGTCTGACAGTGAATATGAAGAGGAAGAAACTCTAGTTATGGTGGAGTTACATGGGGTTATTGACTCTGAGATTTTTGCACAGGATTCTTTTGAGAAGTTTAAGATACTAGCCATAGACTCTGAACGTCCCATTTTGCAGGTTGAAAACTTTGTGTTTTCTGGTGAATATGAACACACAATGGGGACtgctgttttctttgaagaagagGATAAAAGGGTAAAAAAATGTGACCCTGTATTTTGTAAAAAGCCTTCAAGGATGCTGAAGTATGTTTGCAAAACCAACAAAAAACTTACAATGAAAAGAGTATTCATATCCGAGAAGCAGGCTGAAAGCAATACTAATTTGAAAGTTGAACACTCAGAAGATGGTGACTCATTTGCCACAGGCTGTAGCATCACTCTAAGCGATTCATCACTAGCAGACACTACTGATAGTAGTCATTTAAATGAAGAAACCTCCATGAGTGACCCATTATCATTGGATGATAGTGGCGGTGGTGTTGTTAATGAAGGTTCCCCTTTACATGATCCCTCACCAGGTGGTGATTTAGAAAGTAGTGAAATGGCTTAA
- the LOC139756256 gene encoding uncharacterized protein isoform X2 encodes MSKEDPGEDLESIKRKQAETHFKLNLANRHINTLYTQVQDLEVQFKTAIKHKKHSARYNLRQKLAVIMGLKIVYLNYCSVKSQELERINQKLRSFTGRDEEAMDTDSNEEPNLAILEM; translated from the exons ATGTCAAAGGAAGACCCTGGGGAAGACCTTGAGTCTATAAAGCGAAAACAAGCGGAAACACACTTCAAGCTGAACCTCGCCAACAGACATATTAACACTTTATATACACAG GTACAGGACCTGGAGGTTCAATTTAAAACAGCCATTAAACACAAAAAACATTCAGCCCGATATAATCTCCGTCAGAAATTGGCAGTGATTATGGGTCTGAAAATTGTCTACCTCAACTACTGCTCTGTCAAGTCTCAGGAGTTGGAACGCATCAACCAGAAGCTCCGGTCATTTACTGGCAGGGATGAAGAGGCCATGGACACTGATTCCAATGAGGAACCTAACTTAGCCATTTTAGAAATGTAG
- the LOC139756256 gene encoding uncharacterized protein isoform X1 encodes MMKSSEGIQECTMSKEDPGEDLESIKRKQAETHFKLNLANRHINTLYTQVQDLEVQFKTAIKHKKHSARYNLRQKLAVIMGLKIVYLNYCSVKSQELERINQKLRSFTGRDEEAMDTDSNEEPNLAILEM; translated from the exons ATGATGAAATCATCTGAAG GAATTCAGGAGTGTACAATGTCAAAGGAAGACCCTGGGGAAGACCTTGAGTCTATAAAGCGAAAACAAGCGGAAACACACTTCAAGCTGAACCTCGCCAACAGACATATTAACACTTTATATACACAG GTACAGGACCTGGAGGTTCAATTTAAAACAGCCATTAAACACAAAAAACATTCAGCCCGATATAATCTCCGTCAGAAATTGGCAGTGATTATGGGTCTGAAAATTGTCTACCTCAACTACTGCTCTGTCAAGTCTCAGGAGTTGGAACGCATCAACCAGAAGCTCCGGTCATTTACTGGCAGGGATGAAGAGGCCATGGACACTGATTCCAATGAGGAACCTAACTTAGCCATTTTAGAAATGTAG